The Vigna unguiculata cultivar IT97K-499-35 chromosome 6, ASM411807v1, whole genome shotgun sequence genome contains a region encoding:
- the LOC114187530 gene encoding uncharacterized protein LOC114187530 isoform X3, with product MENRFSLLCNRFSGGAFLWRSRRGGGAELVRWLVVVVCCCRWWSAPVCSCRCFGDRGGSPSLCLGLDLQETENWKSKKRKSFGH from the exons ATGGAGAACAGATTCTCCTTGTTATGTAATCGATTCTCGG GTGGTGCATTCCTCTGGAGATCTCGTCGCGGTGGTGGTGCTGAGTTGGTGAGGTGGCTGGTCGTGGTGGTGTGCTGTTGTCGTTGGTGGTCTGCTCCGGTCTGCTCGTGTCGGTGCTTTGGGGATCGTGGTGGTTCACCTTCACTCTGTTTAGGTTTAGATCTTCAAGAG ACAGAGAACTGGAAatcaaagaagagaaaaagctTTGGCCATTGA
- the LOC114188946 gene encoding probable long-chain-alcohol O-fatty-acyltransferase 5 produces the protein MKMEGEIERFMKVWISSMISLSYCYYIVSRIPKGLLRFLSLLPIFYLFFILPLYLSSPTLVGTTSFFLWLAIFKLLLFSFNQGPLALIKPQNILLFFSIASLPITPKQNPPKQNHITNKPKWLFPLKLLLFAMIIRVYDYKQNLHPNLFLPIYCSHVYLSLDLLLIFIGATVRTAFGFEIEPQFNEPYLSTSLQDFWGRRWNLMVSHLLRPTVYNPTRTVLTSFVSFSCASSAAMLLTFLASGLMHELIYYYLTRVTPTWEVTCFFVLHGVCTVVEVAVKKVAGHREWRLHGLVSGPLVISFLAITANWLFFPQLLRNGVDTKATEEYALLIEIFKSKFSFQSVVIQ, from the coding sequence ATGAAGATGGAAGGTGAAATTGAAAGGTTCATGAAAGTATGGATTTCAAGCATGATATCTCTAAGTTATTGTTATTACATAGTTTCTAGAATACCAAAAGGGCTATTGAGGTTTCTCTCCCTCCTTCCAATTTTTTATCTCTTCTTCATCCTTCCATTATACCTCTCTTCACCAACCTTAGTTGGAACAACTTCATTCTTCCTTTGGCTTGCCATTTTCAAGCTTcttcttttctccttcaaccaAGGACCTCTTGCCCTAATAAAACCCCAAAACATTCTCCTCTTTTTCTCCATAGCTTCTCTCCCCATCACCCCAAAACAAAACCCTCCAAAGCAAAACCACATCACCAACAAACCCAAATGGCTTTTCCCTCTAAAACTTcttctttttgcaatgatcattcGTGTCTATGACTACAAACAAAACCTTCACCCTAATCTCTTTTTGCCCATTTATTGCTCCCACGTTTACCTCTCCCTAGACCTTCTCTTAATCTTCATTGGAGCCACGGTTCGAACCGCTTTCGGCTTTGAGATCGAACCACAGTTCAACGAACCCTACCTTTCCACTTCACTTCAAGACTTCTGGGGTCGCAGATGGAACCTCATGGTTTCTCATCTTCTACGTCCTACTGTGTACAATCCTACACGTACTGTGCTTACGAGTTTTGTGAGCTTCTCTTGTGCCTCTTCAGCTGCAATGTTACTCACTTTTCTTGCATCAGGACTCATGCATGAGTTAATTTACTATTATCTTACACGTGTGACTCCCACGTGGGAAGTGACATGTTTTTTTGTCCTTCATGGTGTGTGCACGGTGGTGGAGGTGGCTGTGAAAAAGGTGGCTGGCCACCGTGAGTGGCGGTTGCATGGTCTGGTGTCAGGGCCCCTTGTGATTTCATTCTTAGCCATCACTGCAAATTGGTTGTTCTTTCCTCAATTGCTGAGAAATGGTGTGGATACAAAGGCTACTGAAGAGTATGCTCTTTTGATTGAGATTTTTAAGTCTAAGTTTTCATTTCAAAGTGTTGTAATTCAATGA
- the LOC114189171 gene encoding probable long-chain-alcohol O-fatty-acyltransferase 1, whose amino-acid sequence MDDEIEKLIEVWISAFSCLCYCYYIASKIPKGFLRLLSLLPILFIFFILPFTLSSPNLIAFTSLFLVWLGTFKLLLFSFNQGPLALSPSNILHFIFIASLPINPKQHPSTNPNTTQKFPKWLLALKVLTLGFIVHVSSYIEHLNPHFITLLYYCYLYLGLEIVLAFITFTVQSVFGFEIEPLFNKPYLCTSLQDFWSHRWNIMITRILRPTVYNPVRRIFNDVVNPMYATSVAMLATFLVSGLMHELMYYYLTRVSPTWEVTCFFVLHGVCTTVEVAVKKVALRRGRQLHHAVSRLLVMVFLVSTCWWLFLPQLLRNGVNTKATQEYGVLVDFVVKSRLPYIYVCL is encoded by the coding sequence ATggatgatgaaattgaaaagttGATCGAAGTATGGATTTCAGCATTTTCATGTCTATGCTATTGCTATTACATAGCTTCTAAAATACCAAAAGGATTCTTGAGGCTTCTCTCCCTTCTCCCTattcttttcatcttcttcatccttCCCTTCACCCTCTCTTCACCTAACTTAATTGCATTCACTTCCTTATTCCTTGTTTGGCTTGGAACTTTCAAGCTTCtccttttctccttcaaccAAGGCCCTCTTGCCCTATCACCTTCAAACATTCTCCATTTCATCTTCATAGCTTCCCTCCCCATCAACCCCAAGCAACACCCTTCAACAAATCCAAACACCACCCAAAAGTTCCCCAAATGGCTTTTGGCCCTAAAAGTGCTTACTTTAGGCTTCATTGTACATGTTTCTTCCTACATTGAACACCTGAACCCTCATTTTATAACACTTCTCTATTATTGTTACTTGTATCTTGGTTTAGAGATTGTGTTAGCTTTTATAACTTTCACTGTTCAATCTGTTTTTGGCTTTGAAATAGAACCACTATTCAACAAACCCTATCTTTGCACGTCCCTTCAAGATTTTTGGAGCCATAGATGGAACATTATGATTACTCGTATTCTACGTCCAACCGTATACAATCCCGTACGTCGTATATTTAATGATGTTGTGAACCCTATGTATGCCACGTCAGTTGCCATGTTGGCTACATTCCTTGTTTCTGGGCTTATGCATGAGTTAATGTACTATTACCTCACACGTGTGTCTCCCACGTGGGAAGTGACGTGTTTTTTTGTGCTTCATGGTGTGTGCACGACGGTGGAGGTGGCTGTGAAGAAGGTGGCGCTCCGTCGTGGGCGGCAGTTACACCATGCCGTGTCGAGGCTTCTTGTGATGGTGTTCTTGGTTAGCACATGTTGGTGGTTGTTTCTTCCTCAACTATTAAGGAATGGTGTGAATACGAAGGCCACACAAGAGTATGGAGTTTTGGTGGATTTTGTTGTAAAGTCTCGATTACCTtacatatatgtatgtcttTAG
- the LOC114186866 gene encoding V-type proton ATPase subunit e1 produces the protein MGFLVTTLIFAVIGIIASLCTRICCNRGPSTNLFHLTLVITATICCWMMWAIVYLAQMKPLIVPILSEGE, from the exons ATGGGTTTCCTGGTGACGACGCTGATCTTCGCAGTGATCGGAATCATCGCGAGCCTCTGCACCAGAATCTGCTGCAACAGAGGACCTTCTACCAATCT ATTTCACCTAACTTTGGTAATTACTGCGACAATTTGCTGCTGGATGAT GTGGGCGATTGTATATCTGGCACAGATGAAACCACTCATTGTACCTATACTGAGTGAGGGCGAATAA
- the LOC114186900 gene encoding transcription initiation factor TFIID subunit 6-like, producing the protein MSFVPKETIEVIAQSIGITNLSPDVALALAPDLEYRIREIMQESIKCMRHSMRTFLSTEDVDTALALRNLEPIYGFTSNDPPRFKRAAGQKDLFYIDDKDVDIKDLIEAPLPKAPLDTSITSHWLAIEGVQPAIPENAPVESSPEIRKSEYKEDGLSVDVKLPVKHLITRELQLYYEKITDLTLNKSGSIPFRRALVSLATDSGLHPLVPYFTCFVADEVARNLHNLAVLFALMRLVRSLVQNSQIHIELYLHQLMPPIITCLVAKRMGSRLSDDHWELRNFSANLVASICQRFGHIYHNLQPRVTKTFLHSFLDPTKALPQHYGAIKGIEALGSRVIHLLILPNLEPYLHLLEPEMQPDKQKNEIKRHEAWQVYGALLGAVGKCVHEKVKNFSNLFSPPTRLTSRGSGKAIIPMSGKRKASADNLMQQQPPMKKLSTDGHGGVIPMNSMSVDMQGSTGGFSTMMGAPAMSMTRQISTDKAPGKEVVDQRRKVSATLAQAWKDDIDAGNLVSSVVELFGERVLPFVPNPEAFMFL; encoded by the exons ATGAGTTTCGTGCCAAAGGAGACAATCGAAGTCATCGCACAGAGCATCGGCATCACCAATTTGTCCCCCGATGTTGCCCTCGCTCTCGCCCCCGATCTCGAATATCGCATTCGCGAAATCATGCAG GAGTCGATAAAATGCATGCGCCATTCGATGAGAACTTTTCTTAGTACAGAGGATGTAGATACTGCACTTGCACTTAGAAATTTGGAG CCGATATATGGGTTCACCTCTAATGATCCTCCGAGGTTCAAAAGAGCTGCTGGACAAAAGGATTTGTTCTACATCGATGACAAAGATGTGGATATCAAAGAT CTTATTGAAGCTCCTTTACCGAAAGCACCCCTTGATACATCAATTACCAGTCATTGGTTGGCTATTGAAGGTGTGCAGCCTGCAATTCCTGAAAACGCTCCAGTTGAA AGCTCCCCTGAGATAAGAAAATCTGAATATAAGGAAGATGGGCTTTCTGTTGATGTTAAATTACCTGTTAAACATTTAATAACAAGGGAGCTTCAG CTCTACTACGAAAAAATAACTGACCTAACATTGAATAAGTCTGGATCCATTCCGTTCAGAAGAGCATTGGTTAGCTTGGCGACGGACTCAGGACTCCATCCCTTAGTTCCGTATTTCACATGTTTTGTTGCCGATGAG GTGGCACGCAATTTACATAATTTAGCTGTTTTATTTGCCTTGATGCGCCTTGTGCGGAGCCTTGTGCAAAATTCTCAGATACACATAGAACTTTAT TTACATCAATTGATGCCGCCTATCATTACTTGCCTTGTTGCAAAAAGGATGGGAAGCAGACTATCTGACGATCATTGGGAGCTTAGGAACTTCAGTGCTAATCTTGTTGCTTCAATATGCCAAAG ATTTGGGCATATTTATCACAATCTGCAGCCACGTGTGACAAAGACATTTCTTCATTCTTTCTTGGACCCTACAAAAGCTCTGCCTCAGCACTATGGTGCAATTAAAGGGATAGAAGCTCTTGGATCAAGAGTG ATTCACTTGCTTATACTCCCAAATCTCGAGCCATATTTGCATCTTCTTGAGCCAGAAATGCAAcctgataaacaaaaaaatgaaataaagaggCATGAAGCTTGGCAGGTTTATGGAGCTTTGTTG GGTGCAGTAGGCAAATGTGTGCATGAAAAGGTAAAAAATTTCAGCAATTTGTTCTCTCCTCCAACTCGGCTTACTTCAAGAGGCAGTGGAAAAGCCATTATTCCAATGTCAg GCAAACGAAAAGCCAGTGCCGACAATCTGATGCAGCAGCAACCTCCAATGAAGAAACTTTCAACAGATGGCCATGGAGGTGTAATACCAATGAACTCCATGTCAGTTGACATGCAAGGCTCAACAGGGGGATTTTCCACCATGATGGGGGCTCCTGCAATGTCGATGACTCGTCAAATTTCAACCGACAAGGCACCGGGGAAGGAGGTTGTAGATCAACGGAGGAAGGTGTCTGCCACTCTTGCTCAGGCTTGGAAGGATGACATTGATGCAGGAAATTTGGTGTCATCAGTGGTTGAATTGTTTGGCGAAAGGGTTTTACCATTTGTTCCAAACCCTGAagcatttatgtttttgtag
- the LOC114187530 gene encoding uncharacterized protein LOC114187530 isoform X2 — protein MIEYGKAFYKRKILTPKIMNFPFFAQSGLYFHHHLQFQGLEEFVCMECPYFEDLIRVFYSNLRVEENGYLYTEVNKTKIKMKPSDWLTIAHLKYQGQRLSFPNIPEDLPYNRDMAFGAMIRPEFQGQNMRTVGAMNVNDRLLHYVLVHILSPRATNFAKIMHEDIFMLWVMKNNVLVNWPHHIMQHMIKCKDNKMPLPYGILITQIMGYYGVDLTIDSSTTLGWTHYFGTKSLKKLNIVNVNGVWQHGGVNEDDEQEPEGEDVEHEDSSVPERHVEDNRAEPPIQHDAEMLSQIWGGIQHLQEGLANLNSTVTRGFDRVTERINRLEERFDTFQDSFK, from the coding sequence ATGATTGAGTATGGGAAGGCATTTTACAAGAGGAAAATCCTGACACCAAAGATAATGAATTTTCCTTTCTTTGCACAATCAGGTTTGTACTTTCACCATCATCTTCAATTTCAAGGTTTGGAGGAATTTGTATGTATGGAATGTCCATACTTTGAAGATCTCATAAGGGTATTTTATTCCAACCTGAGAGTGGAAGAAAATGGTTACCTCTACACAGAGGTTAACAAGACAAAGATTAAAATGAAACCTTCTGATTGGTTGACCATAGCTCATCTGAAGTATCAAGGTCAACGACTCTCATTTCCAAACATACCTGAAGACTTACCCTACAACCGTGACATGGCATTTGGTGCCATGATCAGACCAGAGTTTCAGGGTCAAAATATGAGGACTGTAGGAGCTATGAATGTTAATGACAGACTTCTGCATTACGTGTTGGTGCATATCTTGAGTCCTCGTGCTACCAATTTTGCAAAAATAATGCACGAAGACATTTTTATGCTATGGGTTATGAAAAATAACGTTTTGGTTAATTGGCCTCATCACATCATGCAACATATGATAAAATGTAAGGACAATAAAATGCCTCTTCCGTATGGTATTTTGATTACCCAGATCATGGGTTATTATGGCGTCGATTTAACTATCGATTCATCTACCACACTGGGTTGGACTCATTACTTTGGTACAAAATcgttgaaaaaattaaatattgttaatgtGAATGGTGTGTGGCAACATGGTGGGGTTAATGAGGATGATGAACAAGAACCTGAAGGAGAAGATGTTGAGCATGAAGACTCATCCGTACCTGAACGCCATGTTGAAGACAATAGAGCAGAACCTCCGATCCAGCATGATGCTGAAATGCTTTCACAAATTTGGGGAGGTATTCAACATCTGCAAGAAGGATTAGCTAATTTGAATTCAACTGTCACCAGAGGTTTTGATAGGGTCACTGAAAGAATTAACCGTTTAGAAGAAAGATTTGACACCTTTCAAGACTCTTTCAAATAA
- the LOC114187530 gene encoding uncharacterized protein LOC114187530 isoform X1 codes for MTSSLSTKRQRTGNQRREKALAIEPALPTRRLPSIEEVLNQTRFFGEHDQMIEYGKAFYKRKILTPKIMNFPFFAQSGLYFHHHLQFQGLEEFVCMECPYFEDLIRVFYSNLRVEENGYLYTEVNKTKIKMKPSDWLTIAHLKYQGQRLSFPNIPEDLPYNRDMAFGAMIRPEFQGQNMRTVGAMNVNDRLLHYVLVHILSPRATNFAKIMHEDIFMLWVMKNNVLVNWPHHIMQHMIKCKDNKMPLPYGILITQIMGYYGVDLTIDSSTTLGWTHYFGTKSLKKLNIVNVNGVWQHGGVNEDDEQEPEGEDVEHEDSSVPERHVEDNRAEPPIQHDAEMLSQIWGGIQHLQEGLANLNSTVTRGFDRVTERINRLEERFDTFQDSFK; via the coding sequence ATGACTTCATCTTTATCAACTAAAAGACAGAGAACTGGAAatcaaagaagagaaaaagctTTGGCCATTGAACCTGCACTTCCTACCAGAAGGCTACCCTCAATCGAAGAAGTTTTAAACCAAACACGGTTTTTTGGCGAGCATGATCAGATGATTGAGTATGGGAAGGCATTTTACAAGAGGAAAATCCTGACACCAAAGATAATGAATTTTCCTTTCTTTGCACAATCAGGTTTGTACTTTCACCATCATCTTCAATTTCAAGGTTTGGAGGAATTTGTATGTATGGAATGTCCATACTTTGAAGATCTCATAAGGGTATTTTATTCCAACCTGAGAGTGGAAGAAAATGGTTACCTCTACACAGAGGTTAACAAGACAAAGATTAAAATGAAACCTTCTGATTGGTTGACCATAGCTCATCTGAAGTATCAAGGTCAACGACTCTCATTTCCAAACATACCTGAAGACTTACCCTACAACCGTGACATGGCATTTGGTGCCATGATCAGACCAGAGTTTCAGGGTCAAAATATGAGGACTGTAGGAGCTATGAATGTTAATGACAGACTTCTGCATTACGTGTTGGTGCATATCTTGAGTCCTCGTGCTACCAATTTTGCAAAAATAATGCACGAAGACATTTTTATGCTATGGGTTATGAAAAATAACGTTTTGGTTAATTGGCCTCATCACATCATGCAACATATGATAAAATGTAAGGACAATAAAATGCCTCTTCCGTATGGTATTTTGATTACCCAGATCATGGGTTATTATGGCGTCGATTTAACTATCGATTCATCTACCACACTGGGTTGGACTCATTACTTTGGTACAAAATcgttgaaaaaattaaatattgttaatgtGAATGGTGTGTGGCAACATGGTGGGGTTAATGAGGATGATGAACAAGAACCTGAAGGAGAAGATGTTGAGCATGAAGACTCATCCGTACCTGAACGCCATGTTGAAGACAATAGAGCAGAACCTCCGATCCAGCATGATGCTGAAATGCTTTCACAAATTTGGGGAGGTATTCAACATCTGCAAGAAGGATTAGCTAATTTGAATTCAACTGTCACCAGAGGTTTTGATAGGGTCACTGAAAGAATTAACCGTTTAGAAGAAAGATTTGACACCTTTCAAGACTCTTTCAAATAA
- the LOC114187024 gene encoding cell division protein FtsZ homolog 1, chloroplastic-like, producing MAVLALTNPSSISHNAFSSSSSSFALRNCVSLNPRTRTCVTAPPRRRFASVRCCSFSTLESAKIKVVGVGGGGNNAVNRMIGCGLHGVEFYAVNTDAQALLHSAAENPIKIGELLTRGLGTGGNPLLGEQAAEESKDAIASALQGSDLVFVTAGMGGGTGSGAAPVVARIAKDAGYLTVGVVTYPFSFEGRKRSLQALEAIEKLQKNVDTLIVIPNDRLLDMADEQTPLQDAFRLADDVLRQGVQGISDIITIPGLVNVDFADVKAVMKDSGTAMLGVGVSSSKNRAEEAAEQATLAPLIGSSIQSATGVVYNITGGKDITLQEVNRVSQVVTSLADPSANIIFGAVVDDRYNGEIHVTIIATGFSQSFQKTLLTDPRAAKLLDRVPEGQESKVASSPLKSSNYPTVGSRASPRKLFF from the exons ATGGCCGTGCTTGCCCTCACGAACCCAAGTTCAATTAGCCACAATGccttctcttcttcctcttcctctttcgCTCTCAGAAACTGCGTCTCCCTGAACCCCAGAACCAGAACGTGCGTCACCGCACCCCCGCGACGCCGTTTCGCGTCCGTGAGGTGCTGCTCCTTCTCGACACTCGAGAGCGCCAAGATTAAGGTTGTCGGCGTCGGCGGCGGCGGGAACAATGCCGTTAACCGCATGATTGGTTGCGGATTGCAC GGTGTAGAATTTTATGCTGTAAATACCGATGCTCAAGCACTGTTGCATTCTGCTGCCGAGAACCCTATCAAAATTGGAGAGCTTCTGACTCGGGGATTAG GTACCGGGGGAAATCCACTTTTGGGGGAACAAGCTGCTGAGGAATCTAAAGATGCTATTGCTAGTGCTCTTCAAGGATCTGATTTAGTGTTCGTCACTGCTGGCATGGGTGGGGGAACCGGGTCTGGTGCCGCACCAGTAGTGGCCCGAATAGCAAAAGATGCAGGTTACTTGACTGTAGGTGTCGTTACATATCCCTTCAGTTTTGAAGGACGCAAAAGATCATTGCAG GCACTGGAAGCCATTGAAAAGCTGCAGAAAAATGTGGATACTCTTATAGTAATTCCAAATGACCGCCTCCTTGACATGGCTGATGAGCAGACACCTCTTCAGGATGCTTTCCGTCTGGCAGATGATGTTCTACGGCAAGGAGTGCAGGGAATATCAGACATTATCACA ATACCAGGGCTTGTAAATGTGGATTTTGCTGATGTAAAAGCTGTGATGAAAGACTCTGGAACAGCAATGCTTGGTGTGGGTGTTTCCTCCAGTAAAAACCGTGCCGAAGAAGCTGCAGAGCAGGCTACTTTGGCTCCTTTAATCGGCTCTTCTATTCAGTCAGCTACTGGAGTGGTGTATAATATTACTGGAGGAAAAGACATAACTCTGCAGGAAGTAAACAGAGTGTCTCAG GTGGTGACAAGTTTAGCCGACCCTTCTGCCAATATCATATTCGGTGCCGTTGTTGATGATCGGTACAATGGGGAGATTCATGTGACTATCATTGCAACTGGGTTTTCGCAGTCCTTCCAAAAGACACTACTAACAGATCCAAGGGCAGCAAAGTTGCTTGATAGAGTGCCTGAGGGCCAAGAAAGCAAGGTGGCTTCCTCTCCTCTCAAGTCCTCAAACTATCCAACAGTTGGATCTAGAGCATCCCCACGAAAGCTCTTCTTTTAG